Proteins from a genomic interval of Paenibacillus sp. FSL R5-0623:
- the pheT gene encoding phenylalanine--tRNA ligase subunit beta — protein sequence MRVSTDWLSDYISLEGVTPQELAEKITRAGVEIDVVENRNKGVNKVVVGYVKSKEKHPDADKLNVCVIDAGQEEDLQIVCGAKNVDAGQKVVVALVGAKLPGGLDIKKAKLRGVVSLGMICSAKELGMNDKLLPKDQQEGILVLPEQTEVGTPISQVLGLDDHVLELDLTPNRSDCLSMRGAAYEVGAILGREVKLPSPKDQLVEVGDAAASHISVEIKAQEQCSHYAARYVTGIKLGASPLWMQNRLMAAGVRPINNIVDITNYVMLEYGQPLHAFDADKLEKGHIEVRMANEGETIVTLDGQERKLEPHMLLITDGVKPVAIAGVMGGENSEVSEGTVNLLLESAKFDGGTVRKTSRQLGLRSEASMRFEKEVDPGAVITALDRAAELIQRYAEGEVHQGIVEAGAEAAEKRVIQLSLDRLNRYLGTDLSLLEVKTIFARLHFACGDADQGLLDVEVPTRRGDITLDVDLFEEIARLYGYDNIPTTWIEGPTTPGAYTRSQAMRRTIRGLLSGSGWQEMISYSFVHPDKATLFPALTQGSKAVKLAMPMSEDRSVLRTSILPQMLDAAVYNMNRKQDSLAVFEVGNVFFTEEDQLTKQPHEIPVLGLLLTGNRASQQWNVGAEKVDFFDLKGALEHLFAYVGLEQRIRLVANSPEGFHPGRSASVYLEGKDGGEGTLIGTLGQLHPELQQQYDLNDVYIAEIALESIYSEADADIRYRELPRFPAMERDIAVVVNEDVEAGDMLRAIRESAGELLQNVQVFDVFTGSKLGENKKSVAMALVYRNRERTLTDEEVTEVHARVVARLEEQFGAELRK from the coding sequence ATGAGAGTATCGACAGATTGGCTGTCTGATTATATTTCCCTTGAAGGTGTGACGCCACAGGAATTGGCGGAGAAAATCACCCGTGCGGGTGTCGAAATTGATGTAGTGGAGAACCGCAACAAGGGCGTGAATAAAGTCGTTGTAGGTTATGTGAAGAGCAAGGAGAAACACCCCGATGCAGACAAACTGAATGTATGTGTCATCGATGCCGGACAGGAAGAAGATCTGCAGATCGTGTGTGGTGCGAAAAATGTGGATGCAGGCCAAAAAGTAGTCGTAGCCCTGGTTGGAGCGAAGCTCCCTGGTGGATTGGATATCAAAAAAGCCAAACTGCGCGGTGTTGTCTCCCTTGGCATGATCTGTTCCGCCAAAGAGCTGGGCATGAACGACAAATTGCTGCCCAAAGATCAGCAGGAAGGTATTCTCGTTCTGCCAGAACAAACAGAGGTTGGCACGCCAATTAGTCAGGTTCTTGGTCTTGACGATCATGTGCTTGAACTGGACCTGACACCGAACCGTTCCGACTGTCTCAGCATGCGTGGTGCTGCTTATGAAGTGGGTGCCATCCTGGGTCGTGAAGTGAAGCTGCCAAGTCCCAAAGACCAACTGGTTGAAGTTGGTGATGCAGCCGCGAGTCATATCTCCGTAGAGATTAAGGCACAGGAGCAATGCAGTCACTATGCAGCTCGTTATGTAACTGGCATTAAGCTGGGTGCTTCCCCGTTGTGGATGCAAAACCGTCTCATGGCGGCAGGTGTTCGCCCAATCAATAACATCGTTGATATCACGAACTATGTCATGCTGGAATACGGTCAACCGCTACATGCATTCGATGCGGATAAGCTGGAAAAGGGCCATATTGAAGTGCGGATGGCCAACGAAGGCGAAACGATTGTTACACTGGATGGACAGGAGCGCAAGCTGGAGCCGCACATGTTGCTCATCACGGACGGCGTGAAACCTGTAGCCATCGCTGGGGTTATGGGTGGCGAGAATTCCGAGGTATCGGAGGGGACGGTGAATCTGTTGCTGGAGTCCGCCAAGTTCGACGGCGGAACCGTTCGGAAAACGTCGCGCCAACTGGGGCTGCGTTCCGAAGCAAGCATGCGTTTTGAGAAGGAAGTAGATCCGGGTGCAGTCATTACAGCTTTGGATCGTGCGGCTGAACTGATACAGCGTTATGCTGAAGGTGAAGTGCATCAGGGAATCGTGGAAGCTGGAGCAGAAGCTGCGGAGAAACGTGTGATTCAATTGTCGCTGGACAGACTGAATCGTTATCTGGGAACCGATCTGTCTTTGCTTGAGGTAAAAACCATCTTCGCTCGTTTGCACTTTGCATGTGGTGATGCTGATCAAGGATTGCTGGATGTGGAAGTGCCAACACGCAGAGGGGATATTACGCTTGATGTGGACTTGTTTGAAGAGATTGCACGCCTGTACGGATATGACAACATTCCGACCACATGGATTGAAGGACCGACGACACCGGGGGCATATACACGCTCTCAAGCGATGCGTCGCACTATTCGTGGATTGCTCTCAGGCAGTGGCTGGCAGGAAATGATCAGTTACTCCTTTGTACACCCGGATAAAGCGACCCTATTCCCGGCATTGACACAAGGCAGTAAAGCCGTGAAACTCGCGATGCCTATGAGTGAGGACCGCAGTGTGCTTCGTACGAGTATTTTGCCGCAAATGCTGGATGCAGCGGTGTATAACATGAACCGCAAACAGGATTCACTGGCTGTATTTGAAGTGGGCAATGTGTTCTTCACCGAAGAAGATCAGTTGACCAAGCAACCGCATGAAATCCCAGTACTGGGGCTGCTTCTCACCGGAAATCGTGCAAGCCAGCAGTGGAATGTTGGAGCGGAGAAAGTAGACTTCTTCGATCTGAAAGGTGCGCTTGAGCATCTGTTCGCCTACGTGGGGCTTGAACAACGCATTCGCTTGGTAGCAAACAGCCCTGAAGGATTCCATCCGGGACGTTCCGCATCGGTTTACCTGGAAGGTAAGGATGGCGGGGAAGGCACATTGATCGGTACATTGGGTCAATTGCATCCGGAACTGCAACAGCAGTATGATCTGAATGATGTATACATCGCAGAGATTGCACTTGAATCGATATACAGCGAAGCAGACGCTGACATTCGTTATCGTGAGCTTCCGCGTTTCCCAGCCATGGAACGTGATATCGCGGTTGTTGTGAATGAGGATGTTGAAGCTGGAGATATGCTGCGCGCCATTCGTGAATCGGCGGGTGAATTGTTACAAAACGTACAGGTATTCGATGTGTTTACTGGCAGTAAACTGGGTGAAAACAAGAAGAGCGTGGCGATGGCACTGGTATACCGGAATCGTGAACGTACACTCACCGATGAGGAAGTTACTGAAGTTCATGCCCGTGTAGTGGCTCGTCTGGAAGAGCAATTCGGAGCGGAATTGCGTAAATAG